The segment AAACGCCGAGGATGGCATTCGCGCCGAGCTTGGCCTTGTTCGGGGTGCCGTCGAGGTCGATCATGGCCTGGTCGATGCTGCGCTGGTCCGTCGCGTCGAAGCCGATCAGGGCCGGGGCGATTTCGTCGATGACCGCGTCAACGGCCTTCTGGACGCCCTTGCCGAGGTAACGGCCCTTGTCGCCGTCGCGCAGTTCAACGGCTTCGTGCTCGCCGGTGGAAGCACCGGAGGGAACTGCCGCGCGGCCGATCTGGCCATCGGAAAGCAGAACTTCAACTTCTACTGTCGGGTTTCCGCGGGAATCAAGGATCTCGCGGGCGTGGATGGCATCGATAAGCGCCATGGACTGCTCCTTATGGTGAAGCGATTTACTGGGAATCTTGAGGGAAATTCTCGACGTCCTCGTCGCCACTAGCCTAGTCGAGACCGGCCAAGGTTACGGAACAGCGTCGGATCCCTCACGTTTTGTGGCTTCGCCGTCGCGGCCTTGGTAGCGGCGGACGGCGCCGCGCAAGGCCCGTTCGGCGTCGAACCCCTTCTCCCGCGAGCCCGCGACGACGGCGAGCAGCAAGTCTCCAAGCGCAGCTTCGGAGCCGGGAACCTCCACCGCCGCCACTGGACTGCCGCCGCGTTCCGGGCCGCCCGCGCGCTCTGCGCGCTCGGCACGGTCAAGGGACTTTTGCGCCAGGGCGAGGGCAGGAAGGTGTGGTGGTATTCCTTCGAAGGGATCCGAACGCCCGGGTCTTTCGGCCTTCTTCACGGCGTCCCACTTTTCGACGATCTCCTCCACGGTGGCCGGGAAGGATTCCTGCAAGGATCCGTCCGGCTTGAAGACGTGCGGGTTGCGCCGCACCATCTTCTCCGTGATGGTGCGCGCGACGTCGTCGAAGGTGAACTGTCCTTGCTCCTCGGCGAGCCGGGCGTGGAGCACCACTTGGAGCAGCACGTCGCCCAGCTCGCCGCGGAGTTCGTCGGCAGTGTCGGAACCGGAGGCGCCGGCCTCGATCGAGTCGACCACCTCGTACGCTTCCTCGATCAGGTACTCGACGAGGGATTCGTGAGTCAGCGCCCCCATCCACGGACAGTGCTCGCGCAAAGAGGCAATCTTCCCCAGCAGCTCCCCAACCTCGCCAGCTCGGCCGGGGACCCCTGCCGCCGTGGGCCCAACGAGCGCCGCGACGGGACTTACAGAGGCTGTCCCGCCAGTGGACTCCTCAGCCAAGGTTGGCGTAGGCGTCGTTGATGTACTCCACCAAGGCTTCTTTTTCGTCCAGCGGCAGGAACGACGACTCGGCGGCGTTGAGGGTCAGTTCGAGGAGGTCGTCGAGATCGTAGTCGAAGGTCTCCACGAGAAGCTCGAACTCGTCCGTGAGCGTCACGCCGCTCATGAGCCGGTTGTCCGTGTTGATGGTGACGTTGAAGCCCAACTGGTAAAGCATGTCCAGCGGGTGGTTCTCGATGCCTTCGCCGAAGTTCGCGATTGCGCCGGTCTGCAGGTTGGACGAGGGGCAGATTTCCAGCGCGATTCCGCGATCGCGGACCCAGCCGGCCACCTCACCCAAGGTGACCATGCCAATGGTGTCCTCGGCGTCGTCGTCGGCCTCTTCGCCCTCGGCATCTTCGAACTCAACGGTGATGTCCTCGGCGATACGCACGCCGTGGCCCAAGCGCAGTGCGCGGCCGTCCACAAGGGCGGACTGGATGCTTTCCAGACCCGCGGCTTCGCCGGCGTGCACCGTAGCCGGGAAGTTGTGCTCGGCCAGGTAGGTGAAAGCGTCCTTGAAACGGGAAGGCAGGAAGCCGTCTTCGGCTCCGGCGATGTCGAAGCCGATAGCTCCGTTGTAGCGGTGGCGTACGGCGAGCTCGGCAATTTCCTGGCCGCGGTCCGCATGGCGCATCGCCGTGATGAGCTGGCCCACCTGGATCTGGCCGCCGGACTCCTCAACGGCGTCCACACCGGCGTCGAGCCCTTCCTGGACCGCGTCCACAACCTCATCGAGGGTGAGGCCCTTCTGCAGGTGCTGTTCGGGCGCCCAACGGATCTCGCCGTACACGACGCCGTCGTCAGCCAGGTCCTCAACGAACTCCTTGGCGACGCGCGCCAGGCCTTCCTTGGTCTGCATGACAGCAATCGTGTGGTCAAAGGTTTCGAGGTAGCGGACCAAAGAACCGGAGTCCGCGGACTCACGGAACCACTGGCGCAGTGCTACGGGATCCGTGGAAGGCAGGGTGTGGCCGACGGCCTCCGCCAGCTCGATGATGGTGGCCGGGCGCAGTCCCCCGTCCAGATGGTCGTGAAGGGAAACTTTCGGCAGGCTCTTCAGGTCGAAGTCAAGGGCAGGGGCGGCGTCAACAATGGGGTCAGTCACGTCTCAACTCTAGGGGGACTGAAGAAGCTTAGCCAGCAGGGTTTGAGCGCTCGACGCCGGCCGCGGCGTTAACCGCGGTCCCCGTGTCTGCTGCGGCTGCTTCCGCGGAAGCTGCTTCCTTCTTCTCGCCGTCCTCCTTTTCCCCGTCCTTCTTTTCAAGGTGCTTGTGCCACCAACGCAACGTGTGGTCCACGATGACGCCGAGTACCACAGCGAATGCCACGGCAATCCCCACGCCGAGGAGCGGGTTGTTGTGCACCCAGTGGCCGGCCAGCGATCCAATGCCGATCGAATAAGCTACCCACGTGAAGCACGCGAAGGCATCCAGGAAGAAGAAGGTCTTGTGGCGGAAGCCAGTCTGTCCGGCGACGTAGTTCACCGCTACCCGGCCCCACGGTATGTACCGGGCTGTGAAGATAAGCACTGCGCCGCGCTTGTCCAGCTCGTAGTGTGCCCAGGCGAACATCTTCTGGACCTTCGGCTTGCGCATCCATTTCCAGCGGTCCAGGCCGATCTTGCGGCCCAGCATGTACGCCATGTTGTCGCCGGCCATCGCCCCGACGAGCGCCGTAGCGCCGAGGAGCCACAGGTTCGGCTCGCCTCGGTGCATGGCAAGGGCAGAGAGCCCTACGATCGCGGTCTCACTTGGAAGGATGGTGGCAAAGCCGTCGATGAAAAAGAAAACCAGGAGCACCGGGTAGATCCACGGTTGCCCGGCGGCATGCTCGAGCATGTGGTTCATGAATTCCACGCAGGCATTGCTCCTCAAGGAAAGTCACACGGTCGCGTGACATAGATCGCTATCCAGTGTCCCACGGCCCGGGCGTCGTTCGCTACGCCCCGGCCGGGGTGGGACACAATTTAAGGCTAGCTCGAAAGCTGGAATGGAAGCATCCCCCCGTGGAGGGATCTTCAATCCGTGCTACACGACGGATTCCTCTTCGGGCTCACCGGTTTCTTCGTCCTCTTCGGTGGAAGGCGTGGCCCCGCGGACTTTGCTGATGATCCGGTCCACGATGATTCCGAGGACGACGGCCGCGCCGATCGCGATAATCGCTCCGAGCAGGTGGTTGTGCTCGAACCATTGGCCGAAGAACACACCGATGGCCACCGAATAACTGGCCCACAGAACGGCAGACATGGCCGTGAGCGCCACAAACATGCCGTGCGGGAAGTGGGTTGCTCCGGCTGTGAGGTTGACCGCCACACGGCCGATGGGGATGAACCGGGCCACCATGATCAGTGACGCGGCCCGGCGTCGAAGTTCCCTCCCGGCCCAGCGGAACGCACCCTGCATCCTTTGGGACTGCATCCACCGCCAGCGGCGGACACCTACTTTCCGGCCGATCAAGTAGGCGATGTTGTCGCCTGTGAAAGCCCCAAGGGCCCCCGCCAGCATCAGCAGCCACGTGTTGGGCATCCCTGCGGTCACGGAGACTGCAGCGAGTCCCACCACCATCGACTCGCTGGGAACGGGCGGGAAGAAACCGTCGATCACGCAGCAGGCAAAAACCAGAAGCAAAACCCAAGGCTGCCCGGCCGCGGCGAGGATGAAGTCGTTGATGGCTTGCACGGTCTTCCTAACGAATGGCCGCAGGGATTGTCTCCCGGGCATCCCAAAATGCCCGGGAGACCAGCCTAGGAGATCCGGTCGATGATGAGCCGTTGCGCCGGCCGTGAGCCTTCCGGCGCGATGAGCACGGCGCCTTCCAAGGCTTCCTTGGCCCTTTCGAACTTTTCCGGGGTGTCGGTCAGGAGGGTCATGAGTGGCTCTCCCGCCCGGACCAGGGCGCCCGGTTTGGCATGCATCCGCACCCCTGCACCTGCCTGGACGATGTCTTCCTTGCGGGCACGACCGGCGCCGAGGCGCCACGCAGCCACACCCACGGACAGAGCGTCGAGCTCCACCAGGACGCCGTCGGCCGGAGCCGGGATGACCTCGGATTCCTTGGCCACTGGCAGGGCGGCACGCGGATCGCCGCCTTGGGCTTCGATCATGCGGTTCCAGAGGTCCATCGCGCGGCCGTCCTTGAGGGCGGCCACGGGGTCGGCGTCGTGTACTCCGGCGCAGGCGAGCATCTCTTCGGCGAGCCTGACGGTCAGCTCGACGACGTCTTCCGGACCGCCGCCCGCAAGCACCTCCATCGATTCCTCCACCTCGATGGCATTGCCCGCAGTCAGGCCCAGCGGCGTGCTCATGTTGGTCAGGAGGGCCACCGTGTTGACGCCCGCATCCTTGCCCAAGGCCACCATGGTTTCGGCCAGCTCGCGGGCACGGACTTCGTCCTTCATGAACGCCCCGGAGCCCACCTTTACGTCGAGCACCAGGGAGCCCGTGCCTTCGGCGATCTTCTTGCTCATGATGGACGAGGCGATCAGCGGAATGGCTTCCACGGTGCCCGTAACGTCGCGCAGGGCATAGAGCTTCTTGTCCGCCGGTGCCAAACCCGTGCCGGCGGCGCAGATGACTGCACCCACGTCCTGCAGCTGGGCCAGGATTTCCTCGTTGCTCAGGTTCGCCCGCCAACCGGGAATTGCTTCGAGCTTGTCGAGCGTGCCGCCCGTGTGGCCCAGTCCCCTGCCGGAAAGCTGGGGAACCGCCACCCCGAAAACCGCCACCAACGGCGCAAGCGGAAGGGTGATTTTGTCCCCGACGCCCCCGGTGGAGTGTTTGTCGGTGGTGGCCTTCACGCCGCCGTCGGGACGCCGAAGGCTGGAGAAGTCCATCCGCTCGCCCGAGGCGATCATCGCTTCGGTCCAGCGCGAGATCTCGGCACGGTCCATCCCGTTGAGCAGGATCGCCATGTTCAGGGCCGCCATCTGCTCGTCGGCAATGACGCCGCGGGTATAGGCATCGATGGTCCAGTCGATCTGCTCCGGGCTCAGGGTGCCCTTGTCCCGCTTGATGCTGATGATCTGTACGGCATCAAACGCTTCAGTCTGTGTCACCGGTTCTCCTCCAGGTTGTCGGGACCGAAGGCATCTGGCAGCACTTGGTCCATGGTCTTGATGCCCTGCGTTGTCATGAGCTGCATGCCGGGTGCCCGGAATTCATACAGCAATTGCCTGCACCGGCCACACGGCATGAGGACATTGCCCTTCGAGTCGACGCAATAGAACGCCCGCAATCTTCCGCCGCCACCCATATGGAGGTCTCCCACCAAGGCGCACTCGGCGCACAGGGTGAGTCCATAGCTGGCGTTCTCGACGTTGCATCCGCTGACGATCCTGCCGTCCTCGGTGAGGGCGGCGGCCCCCACCGGGAACTTCGAATACGGAGCGTAGGCCTTCCCCATGGCCGCGACCGCGGCGGCCTCGAGGGCCGCCCAGTCCACTTCGGCATCCGTGAACGCCACGGTCAGCCCTTGACGTACGGTATGCCGCTTGCCGCCGGCGGCCGGGACCTGCCCACCAATCCAGCGACGGCGAAGACCGTCAAGGCGTAAGGCAGCATGGCCATGAACTGGCTCGGCACAGGCGATCCGATGATGGTGATGACGCTCTGGAGGTTGTCCGCGAAGCCGAACAGCAACGCGGCCAGGAAGGCGCCGATCGGGTTCCAGCGCCCGAAGATCAACGCCGCCAGGGCGATATACCCGCGACCACCGGACATGTCCTTGCTGAAGGCATCCACGGATACCAGCGTGAAGAACGAGCCGCCAATGCCCGCGATCGCACCGCCCATGAGCACGTTCCAGAAACGGGTCCGGTTGACGTTGATGCCCACGGTGTCGGCCGCTTGCGGGTGCTCGCCGACGGCCCGCACGCGCAGTCCCCACTTCGTGTGGAAAAGGCCGAGGTAAACGACGATCACGGCGATGTACATCAAATAGCCCACGAGGGACTGGTGGAACAGGATGGGGCCGATGACGGGGATATCGGACAGGAAGGGAATGTCCACCGGAGGTAAGCGCCCCGGCTTGTTGAGTCCATCCGGGTCAGCCGTCAGCAGCGTGGAAAAGAGGAAGCTCGTCAGGCCACTGATGAGGACGTTGAGCACGACGCCGACGATGATCTGGTTGACGAGGTACTTGATGCTGACGACGGCCAGGACCAGGGAAACAAGCGTTCCAGCGACGGCCGCCGCGACCAGCCCGGCGTAGACATTGTGCGTCACGGTGGCAACAACGGCTGCGGAGAATGCTCCCAGCAGGAGCTGCCCTTCAATGGCAATGTTGACCACACCGACGCGTTCGCACAGGACGCCGGAAAGGGATCCGAAGACCAGCGGCACGGCCAAGGTGACGGATCCCGCGATCAGTCCGGCGAGGGAGATCGACGGCTCATCGCCATTTCCGCCAGCGACGATCCAGACCATGAACCCGATGAGGAACACGGCGGCGAAGGTACCGCCCACCCAGCGAGGTGCGGCTTTCTTCGCCTGGGTCAGGTACACCGTGTAGCCGGCCAGGGCCAGGAGAATCACTGCAGCGATCCAGCCGATGGCCGCGGAAGGGAGCGTGATCTTGGAAACCTTTGCCACTCCCAGCGCGGCAAGGCCGAGGACCACGACGGCGGCGACGGTGGATGGAGGCAACCAACCCGGCACTGTGCCTGACCCAGATGCGAGGCCTGAACCCGACGTGAGGCTTGAACGACGGCGGACGAACCAGAGGTATCCGAGACCGACGGAAAGCAGAAGGGCCAGGACGAACGTGACCAACGCCGCAACACTTGAGGCCGCTTCATTGGCCGCCTCGGCAATGCCGAAGCCTGCCGACTTCGAATTGGACATGAACCCGAACAGCACGGTTCCCAGGATTGCGAGCAGGGACAGTCCGATGCCGGCCTTCCAGCTCACCAGCTCGGTGGCACCCGTTTTTCCGGGGCTCGCCGGGGCGTTACCGGCGGGTGTGCCACCGCCGGGCTGAGTTGTCGTGGTGCTCATGCTGTTGCAGCTCCGCTCTCGATTTTTCCGGAGGGGATGGTTCCGGAGCCGGGGCCGCCAGTGGCCTTCTTCTTTTTCCGCGGGTTCAGTCCGAAGATCGCGCGCACCAGTGGCGGTGCCGCAATGAACAGGACGATCAAGGACTGGATGACCAAGACGATGTCGATGGGGGTCTGGGTTTCAGCCTGCATCGCGACGCCTCCCGCACGGAACGCGCCGAACAGGAGGCCGGCGAAGAAGGTTCCCCAGGGCGTCGAACGGCCCAGCAAGGCGACAGTGATGGCATCGAATCCGATGGAAGCCGCGACGCCTCCGGAGAGGTATTTCTCCGTTCCGGATACCTGTGCAATGCCGGCCAGGCCTGCAAGCGCACCCGCAATCGCCATCACCAGGATCACGGCGCGGGGAACGTTGATTCCAGCGGTGCGTGCCGCGCTCTGGTTGGCGCCCACGGCCCGGAATTCAAAGCCGAGCGTGGAGCGCTTCAGGAGCCACCAGACGAAAACCGTTGCCAGCACAGCAAGGAGGAATCCGGCGTGGAGCCTGAACTGGGGGCCGAGCAACTCCGGGAACAGTGCCGACTGGTCCAGGAAAGGCGAGATCGGGTTGGTCGAGCCCTTGCGCTGGAAAGCCGGAGTGGTCAGGAGGAACAGGAGCAGGAAGTTCGCGATGTAGTTCAGCATGATGGTCACGATGACCTCATGCGCGCCGGTCCGGGCTTTGAGGAGGCCGACGACGCCGCCCCACACCGCGCCGCCGACGAATCCGGCAACGATGACAAGCAGCAAGTGAACCAGGAATGGCAAGTGCCAGGTAAAGCCGACGTAGGCGCCGAACAGCGCGCCAAAGATGATTTGCCCTTGCGCACCGATATTGAACAGTCCCGCACGGAAGGCCAGGGCCACGCCGAGTCCTGCCAGGATCAGGGGCGTGGAGACCGTCAGGGTTTCAGTGATCGGGTACAGCTGGGCTGCGGCGTCGGCCCCGGCCCAGTTGAATATCGAGCCTTGGACCAGTGCCACGTAGGGCCTGAAGACCTCGGTGAGCATGTCCCCCGGCTGCGCGAAGAAATAGCCTGCTGTTTCGGCCACTTTGGGGTTGGTCACGGCCATCAGGATTCCGCCGAGCACAATCGCGAGGAGCACGGACAACACCGACACCATGGCGTTTCCGGTCACGATCTGGCGGAAGACCGAACCACCGGCGGCGTGCGGGATCTGTCCGCCTTGGCGGGTAGCCGGAATTACTGACGGGGCCATTGCACCGTCTGCCGTGTCCAGTGCGACATCCAGGACGACCTCGTCGTCCAATGTTTCCGGGCGCTCCGGCTCGACCTCGTTTTCTTGTCGAGGGGTGTTGGACTCAGACATGTGTTCCTCCCTCGAGGGTCTTGTGCGCAGTCAGTTCTGCCTCATGTTCCGGAACGCCGGCCATCATCAAGCCCAGCACGTCACGGGAGGTACCGGCGGGAACGATCCCCACCAGCTTTCCGCGGTAGAGAACGGCGATCCTGTCAGCGAGCTCGAGCACTTCGTCGAGCTCCGTGGACACGATCATCACCGGAGTTCCGTTGTCCCGTTCGGCAATGACCCGCTTGTGCACGAATTCGATGGAACCGACGTCGAGGCCTCGGGTGGGCTGCGATGCGATGAAGAGCCTTAATGGCCTGGACAGCTCCCTGGCCAGGACCACCTTTTGCTGGTTGCCTCCGGAGAGCGTACCCACGGCGACATCGATCGACGGCGTCCGTACATCGAACTCCTCGACCTTCTTCTCCGCGTGGGAAGCGATCAAGGCCGGTTTCATGCCGATGCCTTGGGCAAAAGGCGGCTTGTCGTACAGGTCCAGGATCATGTTCTCGGAAATGGAGAACGTTCCCACCAGACCGTCGATCTTGCGGTCCTCAGGGACGAACCCGACGCCGGCGGACAGGACCTGCTTGACGCTCTTGCCGAGCAGTTCGACGTCGTCGAGGATGATGGACCCGGTGACGTGCTGCT is part of the Arthrobacter ramosus genome and harbors:
- a CDS encoding cytidine deaminase gives rise to the protein MAFTDAEVDWAALEAAAVAAMGKAYAPYSKFPVGAAALTEDGRIVSGCNVENASYGLTLCAECALVGDLHMGGGGRLRAFYCVDSKGNVLMPCGRCRQLLYEFRAPGMQLMTTQGIKTMDQVLPDAFGPDNLEENR
- a CDS encoding adenosine deaminase translates to MTDPIVDAAPALDFDLKSLPKVSLHDHLDGGLRPATIIELAEAVGHTLPSTDPVALRQWFRESADSGSLVRYLETFDHTIAVMQTKEGLARVAKEFVEDLADDGVVYGEIRWAPEQHLQKGLTLDEVVDAVQEGLDAGVDAVEESGGQIQVGQLITAMRHADRGQEIAELAVRHRYNGAIGFDIAGAEDGFLPSRFKDAFTYLAEHNFPATVHAGEAAGLESIQSALVDGRALRLGHGVRIAEDITVEFEDAEGEEADDDAEDTIGMVTLGEVAGWVRDRGIALEICPSSNLQTGAIANFGEGIENHPLDMLYQLGFNVTINTDNRLMSGVTLTDEFELLVETFDYDLDDLLELTLNAAESSFLPLDEKEALVEYINDAYANLG
- a CDS encoding ABC transporter permease, whose product is MSTTTTQPGGGTPAGNAPASPGKTGATELVSWKAGIGLSLLAILGTVLFGFMSNSKSAGFGIAEAANEAASSVAALVTFVLALLLSVGLGYLWFVRRRSSLTSGSGLASGSGTVPGWLPPSTVAAVVVLGLAALGVAKVSKITLPSAAIGWIAAVILLALAGYTVYLTQAKKAAPRWVGGTFAAVFLIGFMVWIVAGGNGDEPSISLAGLIAGSVTLAVPLVFGSLSGVLCERVGVVNIAIEGQLLLGAFSAAVVATVTHNVYAGLVAAAVAGTLVSLVLAVVSIKYLVNQIIVGVVLNVLISGLTSFLFSTLLTADPDGLNKPGRLPPVDIPFLSDIPVIGPILFHQSLVGYLMYIAVIVVYLGLFHTKWGLRVRAVGEHPQAADTVGINVNRTRFWNVLMGGAIAGIGGSFFTLVSVDAFSKDMSGGRGYIALAALIFGRWNPIGAFLAALLFGFADNLQSVITIIGSPVPSQFMAMLPYALTVFAVAGLVGRSRPPAASGIPYVKG
- a CDS encoding MazG nucleotide pyrophosphohydrolase domain-containing protein, whose translation is MGALTHESLVEYLIEEAYEVVDSIEAGASGSDTADELRGELGDVLLQVVLHARLAEEQGQFTFDDVARTITEKMVRRNPHVFKPDGSLQESFPATVEEIVEKWDAVKKAERPGRSDPFEGIPPHLPALALAQKSLDRAERAERAGGPERGGSPVAAVEVPGSEAALGDLLLAVVAGSREKGFDAERALRGAVRRYQGRDGEATKREGSDAVP
- a CDS encoding DedA family protein; this translates as MLEHAAGQPWIYPVLLVFFFIDGFATILPSETAIVGLSALAMHRGEPNLWLLGATALVGAMAGDNMAYMLGRKIGLDRWKWMRKPKVQKMFAWAHYELDKRGAVLIFTARYIPWGRVAVNYVAGQTGFRHKTFFFLDAFACFTWVAYSIGIGSLAGHWVHNNPLLGVGIAVAFAVVLGVIVDHTLRWWHKHLEKKDGEKEDGEKKEAASAEAAAADTGTAVNAAAGVERSNPAG
- a CDS encoding thymidine phosphorylase, which translates into the protein MTQTEAFDAVQIISIKRDKGTLSPEQIDWTIDAYTRGVIADEQMAALNMAILLNGMDRAEISRWTEAMIASGERMDFSSLRRPDGGVKATTDKHSTGGVGDKITLPLAPLVAVFGVAVPQLSGRGLGHTGGTLDKLEAIPGWRANLSNEEILAQLQDVGAVICAAGTGLAPADKKLYALRDVTGTVEAIPLIASSIMSKKIAEGTGSLVLDVKVGSGAFMKDEVRARELAETMVALGKDAGVNTVALLTNMSTPLGLTAGNAIEVEESMEVLAGGGPEDVVELTVRLAEEMLACAGVHDADPVAALKDGRAMDLWNRMIEAQGGDPRAALPVAKESEVIPAPADGVLVELDALSVGVAAWRLGAGRARKEDIVQAGAGVRMHAKPGALVRAGEPLMTLLTDTPEKFERAKEALEGAVLIAPEGSRPAQRLIIDRIS
- a CDS encoding ABC transporter permease, which translates into the protein MSESNTPRQENEVEPERPETLDDEVVLDVALDTADGAMAPSVIPATRQGGQIPHAAGGSVFRQIVTGNAMVSVLSVLLAIVLGGILMAVTNPKVAETAGYFFAQPGDMLTEVFRPYVALVQGSIFNWAGADAAAQLYPITETLTVSTPLILAGLGVALAFRAGLFNIGAQGQIIFGALFGAYVGFTWHLPFLVHLLLVIVAGFVGGAVWGGVVGLLKARTGAHEVIVTIMLNYIANFLLLFLLTTPAFQRKGSTNPISPFLDQSALFPELLGPQFRLHAGFLLAVLATVFVWWLLKRSTLGFEFRAVGANQSAARTAGINVPRAVILVMAIAGALAGLAGIAQVSGTEKYLSGGVAASIGFDAITVALLGRSTPWGTFFAGLLFGAFRAGGVAMQAETQTPIDIVLVIQSLIVLFIAAPPLVRAIFGLNPRKKKKATGGPGSGTIPSGKIESGAATA
- a CDS encoding DedA family protein; protein product: MQAINDFILAAAGQPWVLLLVFACCVIDGFFPPVPSESMVVGLAAVSVTAGMPNTWLLMLAGALGAFTGDNIAYLIGRKVGVRRWRWMQSQRMQGAFRWAGRELRRRAASLIMVARFIPIGRVAVNLTAGATHFPHGMFVALTAMSAVLWASYSVAIGVFFGQWFEHNHLLGAIIAIGAAVVLGIIVDRIISKVRGATPSTEEDEETGEPEEESVV